One Syngnathus acus chromosome 13, fSynAcu1.2, whole genome shotgun sequence genomic window carries:
- the LOC119132039 gene encoding uncharacterized protein LOC119132039, translating to MLITMLTAMFVMVRVVQSIGEHFGHQQEPLPYMVSQPLPWQVHSVSHSRRSSKADELDGFRRNSMGVYRKYSNASNGTCCSEVLGPPPLSPVDKAAATIQTHFRKFQQKKLKNGK from the exons ATGTTGATCACCATGCTAACGGCCATGTTCGTGATGGTCCGAGTCGTGCAATCG ATAGGGGAGCACTTTGGTCACCAGCAAGAGCCTCTGCCATACATGGTGTCCCAGCCTTTGCCCTGGCAGGTGCATTCCGTGTCACACAGCCGCAGAAGCAGCAAAGCAGATGAG cTGGATGGCTTCAGAAGGAACAGCATGGGTGTGTACAGAAAGT ACTCCAACGCCAGTAACGGCACGTGCTGCAGTGAAGTGCTAGGCCCGCCCCCCCTCAGCCCCGTGGACAAGGCCGCGGCCACCATCCAGACTCACTTCAGGAAGTTTCAGCAGAAGAAGTTAAAGAATGGCAAATAG